In one Streptomyces sp. NBC_01241 genomic region, the following are encoded:
- a CDS encoding UbiX family flavin prenyltransferase, which yields MSQHQRQPWIVGVSGASGTPFAASVLRGLLAAGESVDLVVSRASRLTLLDETGIAFRDAHWREDLRSWLARGADGKPHTFDVGDADIERVRHWPAGDLAAGPSSGSYPAKGMLIVPASTACVAGVALGLSKDLLQRAASVTLKERRKLVVAVRETPLNGQTLKHLVSLDEAGAVVLPASPAFYAGATHIQDLVDFVAGRVLDAAGVPHGLYRRWEGELGGGSRRDG from the coding sequence GTGAGTCAGCACCAGCGACAGCCTTGGATTGTCGGGGTTTCCGGCGCTTCGGGCACCCCATTCGCGGCCTCCGTGCTGCGTGGTCTGCTGGCTGCGGGGGAGAGCGTCGATCTGGTGGTGAGCCGGGCCTCGCGGCTGACGCTGCTGGACGAGACCGGGATCGCGTTCCGCGACGCGCACTGGCGGGAGGATCTGCGCAGCTGGCTGGCGCGGGGGGCGGACGGCAAGCCGCACACCTTCGACGTGGGCGACGCGGACATCGAGCGCGTACGGCACTGGCCGGCCGGTGATCTCGCCGCGGGGCCGTCCTCGGGGTCGTACCCGGCGAAGGGGATGCTGATCGTCCCGGCGTCGACGGCGTGCGTGGCCGGGGTGGCGCTCGGGCTCTCGAAGGATCTGCTCCAGCGGGCCGCGAGCGTGACGCTCAAGGAGCGGCGGAAGCTGGTCGTCGCGGTGCGGGAGACCCCGCTGAACGGGCAGACGCTGAAGCATCTGGTGAGCCTGGACGAGGCGGGCGCCGTGGTGCTGCCCGCCTCTCCGGCGTTCTACGCGGGGGCGACGCACATCCAGGATCTGGTGGACTTCGTCGCGGGGCGGGTGCTGGACGCGGCGGGGGTGCCGCACGGCCTGTACCGCCGGTGGGAGGGAGAGCTCGGTGGCGGCTCTCGCAGGGATGGCTGA
- the mqnP gene encoding menaquinone biosynthesis prenyltransferase MqnP, producing MEGIRTVSAAEAALGSGPVQPNSRVKAFLRLVMIEHSVFALPFAYIAALTAMFQADKSIHWLTLLLVTIAMVGLRTFAMACNRIIDREIDARNPRTAGRELVTGAVSVKSAWTGAIIAVVVFLGAAALLNPLCLALAPVAVVPMVVYPYGKRFTHYPHAILGIAQAIGPIGAWLAVTGSWSWDAVILGLAVGIWIGGFDLIFGCQDVQADRAHGVLSVPARFGIPAALWGARVCHVVTTGLLVWFGLATQAGLFYWIGMVIVAVAFVYEHRVVRPHDLSRLNRAFFSVNGFIGMALFACALLDLLVRGLTV from the coding sequence ATGGAAGGAATACGGACTGTGAGCGCCGCCGAAGCAGCACTGGGCTCAGGGCCCGTACAGCCGAACAGCAGGGTCAAGGCGTTCCTGCGGCTCGTGATGATCGAGCACTCGGTCTTCGCGCTGCCCTTCGCCTACATCGCCGCCCTGACCGCGATGTTCCAGGCGGACAAGTCCATCCACTGGCTCACGCTGCTGCTCGTCACCATCGCCATGGTGGGGCTGCGGACGTTCGCGATGGCCTGCAACCGGATCATCGACCGGGAGATCGACGCCCGTAACCCGCGCACCGCGGGCCGGGAACTGGTCACCGGCGCGGTGTCCGTGAAGTCGGCGTGGACGGGGGCGATCATCGCCGTCGTCGTCTTCCTCGGGGCGGCCGCGCTGCTGAACCCGCTCTGTCTGGCACTCGCGCCGGTCGCCGTCGTGCCGATGGTGGTCTATCCGTACGGGAAGCGGTTCACCCACTACCCGCACGCCATCCTCGGCATCGCGCAGGCGATAGGGCCGATCGGCGCCTGGCTGGCGGTGACCGGCAGCTGGTCGTGGGACGCGGTGATCCTCGGTCTCGCCGTCGGAATCTGGATCGGCGGCTTCGACCTGATCTTCGGCTGCCAGGACGTCCAGGCGGACCGGGCGCACGGGGTGCTGTCGGTACCGGCCCGGTTCGGGATCCCGGCCGCGCTCTGGGGGGCGCGGGTCTGCCATGTGGTGACGACCGGGCTGCTGGTCTGGTTCGGGCTGGCCACTCAGGCGGGACTCTTCTACTGGATCGGCATGGTGATCGTCGCCGTCGCCTTCGTGTACGAGCACCGGGTGGTGCGCCCGCACGATCTGTCCCGGCTGAACCGGGCGTTCTTCTCGGTCAACGGGTTCATCGGGATGGCGCTGTTCGCGTGCGCGCTGCTCGACCTGCTGGTGCGCGGACTGACGGTATAG
- a CDS encoding menaquinone biosynthesis decarboxylase — protein MAYDDLRSLLRALEREGELKRIKVEVDPYLEVGEIVDRVNKAGGPALLFENVKGSSMPLAMNVFGTDKRLLKALGLKSYADISDKIGGLLKPELPHGFVGVREAFGKLGSMVHVPPKKVKSESAPVQEVVLTGDDVDLDLLPALFTWPEDGGSFFNLGLTHTKHPETGVRNLGLYRLQRHDRRTIGMHWQIHKDSRNHYQVAAKRGERLPVAIAFGAPPAVTYASTAPLPGDIDEYLFAGFIQGKRIEMVDCKTVPLQVPAQAEVVIEGWLEPGKMLPEGPFGDHTGFYTPQEPFPALTIDCVTMRKRPLLQSIVVGRPPTEDGPLGRATERFFLPLLKIIVPDIVDYHLPEAGGFHNCAIVSIDKKYPKHAQKVMSAVWGAHMMSLTKLIVVVDSDCDVHDLHEVAWRALGNTDYARDLTVAEGPVDHLDHASYQQFWGGKAGIDATRKWPEEGYTRDGGWPEMVESDPGTAAKVDRRWKEYGL, from the coding sequence ATGGCTTACGACGATCTTCGTTCCCTCCTCCGGGCCCTGGAGCGCGAGGGCGAGCTCAAGCGCATCAAGGTCGAGGTCGACCCGTATCTGGAGGTCGGCGAGATCGTCGACCGGGTGAACAAGGCGGGCGGGCCCGCGTTGCTCTTCGAGAACGTCAAGGGGTCGTCGATGCCCCTGGCCATGAACGTCTTCGGGACCGACAAGCGGCTGCTCAAGGCGCTCGGGCTGAAGTCGTACGCCGATATCAGCGACAAGATCGGCGGGCTGCTCAAGCCGGAGCTGCCGCACGGCTTCGTCGGGGTGCGGGAGGCCTTCGGGAAGCTCGGGTCGATGGTGCACGTGCCGCCGAAGAAGGTGAAGTCCGAGAGCGCCCCCGTGCAGGAGGTCGTTCTCACCGGCGACGACGTGGACCTGGACCTGCTGCCCGCGCTCTTCACCTGGCCCGAGGACGGCGGCTCCTTCTTCAACCTGGGGCTCACGCACACCAAGCACCCGGAGACCGGCGTACGGAACCTGGGCCTCTACCGGCTCCAGCGCCACGACCGGCGCACCATCGGAATGCACTGGCAGATCCACAAGGACAGCCGCAACCACTACCAGGTCGCCGCCAAGCGCGGGGAGCGGCTGCCGGTCGCGATCGCGTTCGGGGCGCCGCCCGCGGTGACGTACGCCTCCACCGCGCCGCTGCCGGGGGACATCGACGAGTACCTCTTCGCCGGGTTCATCCAGGGCAAGCGGATCGAGATGGTCGACTGCAAGACCGTGCCGTTGCAGGTCCCGGCGCAGGCGGAGGTCGTCATCGAGGGGTGGCTGGAGCCCGGGAAGATGCTTCCCGAGGGACCGTTCGGCGACCACACCGGCTTCTACACGCCGCAGGAACCGTTCCCCGCACTGACCATCGACTGCGTGACGATGCGGAAGCGTCCGCTGCTCCAGTCGATCGTGGTGGGCCGGCCGCCGACCGAGGACGGACCGCTGGGGCGGGCCACCGAGCGGTTCTTCCTGCCGCTCCTCAAGATCATCGTGCCGGACATCGTGGACTACCACCTGCCGGAGGCGGGCGGCTTCCACAACTGTGCGATCGTCTCGATCGACAAGAAGTACCCGAAGCACGCCCAGAAGGTGATGAGCGCCGTCTGGGGCGCGCACATGATGTCGCTGACCAAGCTGATCGTGGTCGTGGACTCCGACTGCGACGTCCACGATCTGCACGAGGTGGCCTGGCGGGCGCTCGGAAACACGGACTACGCGCGGGACCTGACCGTCGCCGAGGGACCCGTCGATCATCTCGATCACGCCTCCTACCAGCAGTTCTGGGGCGGTAAGGCGGGGATCGACGCGACGAGGAAGTGGCCCGAGGAGGGCTACACGCGGGACGGGGGCTGGCCGGAGATGGTCGAGTCCGACCCCGGGACGGCGGCGAAGGTCGACCGCCGATGGAAGGAATACGGACTGTGA
- a CDS encoding Gfo/Idh/MocA family protein: MTVTLAIVGAGARGASYARIAAAEGIAAVTTVADPDPVRRQALADEFGLPPDRVFADWTELAAGPRLADAAIVATPDRMHAEPAVALADRGYALLLEKPMAPSEADARRIVDAAARNDVLLAVCHVLRYTAYSLKLKELIVSGRIGDVVSVEHLEPVGWWHHAHSYVRGQWGVEAESSSMLLAKSCHDIDWLGHVVGKPVRQVSSFGGLYHFRPENKPAEAGNRCMSCPIERSCAYSAVRIYERFLGDPVFERWPLGVLTDDVTPAGVTKALTDGPYGECVYNGRNDVVDHQVVNLEYEGGATASFTMTAFTGLDFRKTRVFGTRGSLEGDGRTVTLHDFLTDTREVFDFDPDGGASAADGHGGADNEMLRAFVAAVASGDRELVSSGPAETLQSHLVVWAAEHARHTGTVVRMDDAVTPSAAVVAG, from the coding sequence GTGACCGTCACCCTTGCGATCGTCGGTGCCGGGGCCCGAGGGGCCTCCTACGCACGTATCGCGGCGGCCGAAGGCATCGCTGCCGTCACCACGGTCGCCGACCCCGATCCCGTACGCCGACAGGCTCTCGCCGACGAGTTCGGCCTGCCGCCCGACCGGGTCTTCGCCGACTGGACGGAACTGGCGGCCGGGCCCCGGCTCGCCGACGCGGCGATCGTCGCCACCCCCGACCGGATGCACGCCGAACCGGCCGTCGCACTCGCCGACCGCGGCTACGCGCTGCTGCTGGAGAAGCCGATGGCGCCCAGCGAGGCGGACGCCCGGCGGATCGTGGACGCGGCCGCCCGCAACGACGTGCTGCTCGCCGTCTGCCACGTCCTGCGCTACACCGCGTACTCGCTGAAGCTCAAGGAACTGATCGTGTCCGGCCGGATCGGTGACGTGGTCAGCGTCGAACACCTCGAACCCGTCGGCTGGTGGCACCACGCGCACTCCTACGTACGTGGGCAGTGGGGCGTCGAAGCGGAGTCGTCCTCGATGCTGCTGGCCAAGTCGTGCCATGACATCGACTGGCTGGGACACGTGGTCGGCAAGCCCGTGCGGCAGGTCTCCTCCTTCGGAGGCCTGTACCACTTCCGCCCCGAGAACAAGCCGGCGGAGGCGGGGAACCGCTGCATGAGCTGCCCGATCGAACGGAGTTGCGCATACTCCGCCGTACGCATCTACGAGCGTTTCCTCGGCGACCCCGTCTTCGAGCGGTGGCCGCTCGGCGTGCTCACCGACGACGTGACCCCGGCGGGCGTGACCAAGGCACTCACGGACGGCCCGTACGGGGAGTGCGTCTACAACGGCCGCAATGACGTCGTGGACCATCAGGTGGTGAATCTGGAGTACGAGGGCGGTGCCACCGCCTCGTTCACCATGACGGCCTTCACCGGCCTGGACTTCCGCAAGACCCGCGTCTTCGGAACCCGTGGATCGCTGGAGGGCGACGGCCGTACCGTCACGCTCCACGACTTCCTCACCGACACCCGCGAGGTCTTCGACTTCGACCCGGACGGCGGGGCGTCGGCGGCGGACGGCCACGGTGGCGCGGACAACGAGATGCTGCGCGCGTTCGTCGCGGCGGTGGCCTCCGGTGACCGTGAGCTGGTGTCGTCGGGACCGGCCGAGACACTCCAGTCCCACCTGGTGGTCTGGGCGGCGGAACACGCCCGTCACACGGGGACGGTGGTCCGGATGGACGACGCGGTGACCCCGTCGGCGGCGGTGGTCGCCGGCTGA
- a CDS encoding carbohydrate ABC transporter permease, which produces MTMQMTQHDTGPQAPSSEGRQVPTHAGQQARPMTGLVTKQLPRLALIIAAVSVLFPFLALFSAALQPETNLSPGLEWPSDPHWENFATAWTTAGFGSLLKSSAVIALGVVPLALAMATLAGYGLATMQLKAKGPLFALLMLGMALPYEAIVIPLYYDLGSVGLLGTYWAVILPLIGLFMPFGVFWMRTHFESLPRELTEAASVDGAGSWRTLTRVLLPTAGPALTTLGILYFMWAWNQFLLALVLIQDPAMRTAPSGLGKFVQQFGKNIPLLSAGTIIVITPIVLLYLFFQRHFIKGILQGAVK; this is translated from the coding sequence ATGACCATGCAGATGACACAGCACGACACCGGGCCGCAGGCGCCTTCGAGCGAGGGGCGGCAGGTACCCACCCACGCCGGGCAGCAGGCGCGGCCCATGACGGGGCTGGTGACGAAGCAGCTGCCCCGACTGGCCCTGATCATCGCCGCGGTCTCGGTCCTCTTCCCCTTCCTCGCGCTGTTCTCCGCGGCACTCCAGCCCGAGACGAACCTCTCGCCGGGCCTGGAGTGGCCGTCCGATCCGCACTGGGAGAACTTCGCCACCGCGTGGACGACGGCCGGGTTCGGCTCGCTGCTGAAGTCGAGCGCCGTCATCGCCCTCGGCGTCGTACCGCTGGCGCTCGCGATGGCGACTCTCGCCGGATACGGCCTCGCCACGATGCAGCTCAAGGCGAAAGGTCCGCTGTTCGCGCTCCTGATGCTCGGCATGGCGCTGCCGTACGAGGCGATCGTCATCCCCCTCTACTACGACCTGGGGAGCGTCGGCCTGCTGGGCACCTACTGGGCCGTGATCCTGCCGCTGATCGGCCTGTTCATGCCCTTCGGCGTCTTCTGGATGCGTACGCACTTCGAGTCGCTGCCCCGCGAACTGACCGAAGCCGCCTCCGTGGACGGTGCCGGGAGCTGGCGGACGCTCACCCGAGTGCTGCTGCCGACCGCGGGACCGGCCCTCACCACGCTCGGCATCCTCTACTTCATGTGGGCCTGGAACCAGTTCCTGCTGGCCCTGGTGCTCATCCAGGATCCGGCCATGCGTACCGCACCGTCCGGACTCGGCAAGTTCGTCCAGCAGTTCGGCAAGAACATCCCCCTGCTCTCCGCCGGCACGATCATCGTGATCACGCCGATCGTGCTGCTCTACCTCTTCTTCCAGCGTCACTTCATCAAGGGCATCCTCCAAGGTGCCGTCAAGTAA
- a CDS encoding carbohydrate ABC transporter permease, with amino-acid sequence MADTLVRTHRAAPRTGAARRGAVRQPRRRGRFVPLLYTAPALLFYGLFVIAPWIHSVWVSFWNWNGIGAATWAGFDNYTAVFNEPALRAALLHAFGFIIFYTVVPVALGLVLAALTAATPWRAMPVIRTVIFLPQVLPLVAVGVVWKWIYSEDGPLNEILRAVGLGSVARAWLGDFTYAFPAVGLIGTWVCTGLCFLLLLSGIGKIEPSLYEAARLDGCGKLREFWHITVPGLRKEIGVACTVTVIAALAGFDVVYVMTGGGPGYSTMVPGVQVYQLVFTAGRVGTACALATVLSLLTCAVMYGLNRLSQER; translated from the coding sequence ATGGCTGACACGCTCGTCCGTACCCACCGGGCGGCGCCGCGCACCGGCGCCGCCCGGCGGGGGGCGGTGCGGCAGCCCCGCCGCCGAGGCCGGTTCGTACCGCTCCTCTACACGGCGCCCGCGCTGCTCTTCTACGGTCTCTTCGTCATCGCGCCCTGGATCCACAGCGTGTGGGTATCGTTCTGGAACTGGAACGGCATCGGCGCCGCCACCTGGGCGGGGTTCGACAACTACACCGCCGTGTTCAACGAGCCCGCACTGCGCGCGGCCCTGCTGCACGCGTTCGGCTTCATCATCTTCTATACCGTCGTCCCGGTCGCCCTCGGCCTGGTGCTGGCAGCGCTCACCGCGGCCACCCCGTGGCGGGCCATGCCGGTCATCCGCACCGTCATCTTCCTCCCGCAGGTCCTTCCGCTCGTCGCGGTCGGCGTCGTCTGGAAGTGGATCTACAGCGAGGACGGCCCGCTCAACGAGATTCTGCGCGCCGTCGGTCTCGGCAGTGTGGCCCGTGCCTGGCTCGGTGACTTCACCTACGCCTTCCCGGCGGTCGGCCTGATCGGCACCTGGGTCTGCACCGGACTCTGCTTCCTGCTGCTGCTCTCCGGCATCGGCAAGATCGAGCCGTCGCTGTACGAGGCGGCCAGGCTCGACGGCTGCGGCAAGCTGCGGGAGTTCTGGCACATCACCGTGCCCGGTCTGCGCAAGGAGATCGGCGTCGCCTGCACCGTCACCGTCATCGCGGCCCTGGCCGGGTTCGACGTGGTGTACGTGATGACCGGCGGCGGGCCCGGCTACTCGACCATGGTCCCGGGCGTCCAGGTCTACCAACTCGTCTTCACCGCGGGCCGCGTCGGTACGGCGTGCGCACTCGCCACTGTGCTGTCCCTGCTCACCTGCGCCGTCATGTACGGCCTGAACAGGCTCTCGCAGGAGCGCTGA
- a CDS encoding ABC transporter substrate-binding protein gives MKISKVLAGAAVVALSATACAPGAGSDSAADSATGPVKTGVPDKNVTLELVSTPESGSAVKAIIEAFEAKHPNVTVKYQDTNYDDYNKSLNLALYSKTGPDIVLLNSVGTTVKDGLVRDLSPYAKAYGWEKTYPSTQLNQWRVDKDGSTLGQGGLYAAPAGFSLVGVYYNKAKAAKAGITKPPATLEEFDAALGKAKAAGELPLQLGNAQGHASFPIQLIGQSQDGAGQAAKWTFGQKGATFDTAGNRTAVDKLTEWNKKGYLPKGANGADLQTAVDKFTKGEGVYLVDGNWDAATIGKKLGKDAGFIAFPSTEATAIGTSVAYAVSSHSKNPDTAAAFLDFLHSPQAAAAEFKAGFMPADLSVAKPEANTVMADVVAAWSKVNADNGLVGFNNNATATMNDKLTAATQELLAGRTDSAGFIKAIQGEWANTHG, from the coding sequence ATGAAGATCAGCAAGGTTCTGGCCGGAGCCGCCGTGGTCGCGTTGTCCGCGACCGCGTGTGCCCCGGGGGCAGGCAGCGACTCGGCGGCCGACTCGGCGACCGGCCCGGTCAAGACGGGTGTTCCGGACAAGAACGTGACACTCGAGCTGGTCTCCACGCCGGAGTCGGGTTCCGCGGTCAAGGCCATCATCGAGGCCTTTGAGGCCAAGCACCCCAATGTGACCGTCAAGTACCAGGACACCAACTACGACGATTACAACAAGAGCCTCAACCTGGCGCTCTACTCCAAGACCGGCCCCGACATCGTGCTGCTCAACTCGGTGGGCACCACGGTCAAGGACGGCCTCGTCCGCGATCTGTCCCCGTACGCGAAGGCCTACGGCTGGGAGAAGACGTACCCGAGCACCCAGCTCAACCAGTGGCGCGTCGACAAGGACGGCAGCACGCTGGGGCAGGGCGGTCTGTACGCGGCCCCGGCCGGTTTCTCGCTCGTGGGCGTCTACTACAACAAGGCCAAGGCGGCCAAGGCGGGCATCACCAAGCCCCCGGCCACTCTGGAGGAGTTCGACGCGGCACTCGGCAAGGCGAAGGCGGCCGGTGAACTCCCGCTCCAGCTCGGCAACGCACAGGGTCACGCCTCCTTCCCGATCCAGCTGATCGGCCAGTCGCAGGACGGCGCCGGGCAGGCGGCGAAGTGGACCTTCGGCCAGAAGGGCGCCACCTTCGACACCGCGGGCAACCGGACCGCCGTCGACAAGCTCACGGAGTGGAACAAGAAGGGCTATCTGCCCAAGGGTGCCAACGGAGCGGACCTGCAGACGGCCGTCGACAAGTTCACCAAGGGTGAGGGCGTCTACCTCGTCGACGGCAACTGGGACGCCGCGACGATCGGCAAGAAGCTCGGCAAGGACGCGGGCTTCATCGCGTTCCCCAGCACCGAGGCCACCGCGATCGGTACGTCCGTCGCATACGCCGTCTCCAGCCATTCCAAGAATCCGGACACGGCCGCGGCCTTCCTCGACTTCCTGCACTCGCCCCAGGCGGCGGCGGCGGAGTTCAAGGCCGGCTTCATGCCGGCAGACCTCTCCGTCGCCAAGCCGGAGGCGAACACCGTGATGGCGGACGTGGTGGCCGCGTGGTCCAAGGTCAACGCGGACAACGGACTCGTCGGCTTCAACAACAACGCCACGGCGACGATGAACGACAAGCTCACCGCGGCCACGCAGGAACTCCTCGCGGGCCGCACGGACAGCGCCGGATTCATCAAGGCGATCCAGGGCGAGTGGGCCAACACGCATGGCTGA
- a CDS encoding ROK family transcriptional regulator, producing the protein MKNTDVLPGGDQSALRHLNTSRILQLLYEGPPLAINTISQVTALSRPTVRGIVGSLVEAGRLTLAGQDTARTGGRPAQRYAFDDNAGRLAGVHIDAHGIAVRITDLSGTELTTAHRETPTPLDADERLRAAADLVREQLPAGGSPLWAVGVGTPGIVDAEGAVRLSVAIPQWSGVRLADRLAELLGRPVVAMKDTNLAVLAEHRVGAARGTPDVLYVHMSNRLGVGILVDGRPFTGRTGAAGEIGRHPGLGWNETPARLRIDAGTAHDDTEEAARLVFARARHGDPTARTAVDAYVRALAAGIGAMVLAVDPQLIVLGGSLSGAGPDVLEAVRHQLTQVCYEVPPLTLTALSEDAVSVGGVEAARDLVRDRLFSAEPRAGGPQN; encoded by the coding sequence ATGAAGAACACGGACGTTCTGCCCGGCGGCGACCAGAGCGCACTGCGCCACCTCAACACCAGCCGGATCCTGCAGCTCCTCTACGAGGGCCCGCCCTTGGCGATCAACACCATCTCCCAGGTCACCGCCCTCTCCCGGCCGACGGTACGGGGCATCGTGGGCTCCCTGGTCGAGGCCGGCCGGCTCACGCTCGCCGGTCAGGACACGGCTCGCACCGGCGGCCGGCCGGCCCAGCGGTACGCCTTCGACGACAACGCCGGACGCCTCGCCGGTGTCCACATCGACGCCCACGGCATCGCGGTACGGATCACCGACCTCAGCGGCACCGAACTGACCACCGCCCACCGCGAGACGCCCACCCCGCTCGATGCGGACGAACGGCTGCGGGCAGCCGCGGACCTGGTACGCGAGCAGCTGCCCGCGGGCGGCTCACCGCTGTGGGCGGTCGGCGTCGGCACCCCCGGGATCGTGGACGCCGAGGGGGCCGTACGGCTGAGCGTCGCCATCCCCCAGTGGTCCGGCGTACGCCTCGCCGACCGGCTGGCCGAGCTGCTCGGCCGCCCGGTCGTCGCCATGAAGGACACCAACCTGGCGGTCCTGGCCGAGCACCGCGTCGGCGCCGCCCGGGGCACGCCGGACGTCCTGTACGTCCACATGAGCAACCGGCTCGGCGTCGGCATCCTGGTCGACGGCAGGCCGTTCACCGGGCGGACGGGCGCGGCGGGCGAGATCGGCCGCCACCCCGGGCTGGGCTGGAACGAAACCCCCGCGAGACTCCGCATCGACGCCGGCACCGCGCACGACGACACGGAGGAGGCCGCCCGGCTGGTCTTCGCCCGCGCCCGGCACGGCGACCCGACGGCGCGGACCGCGGTGGACGCGTACGTAAGGGCGCTGGCCGCCGGCATCGGCGCGATGGTGCTCGCCGTCGACCCGCAGCTGATCGTGCTCGGCGGCAGCCTGTCCGGCGCCGGTCCGGACGTCCTGGAGGCGGTCCGTCACCAACTGACCCAGGTCTGTTACGAGGTTCCGCCGCTCACCCTCACCGCGCTGAGCGAGGACGCGGTGTCCGTCGGCGGGGTCGAGGCCGCCCGCGACCTGGTGCGCGACCGGCTCTTCTCGGCGGAACCCCGGGCGGGCGGCCCGCAGAACTGA
- a CDS encoding glycoside hydrolase family 16 protein, translating into MRHRRLRIPLIGALTAALGALGALAGAPAATAADFPPNPTAKSGYSLDFQEEFNGTSLDSGKWLPYYLPHWAAERENAKARYTVANGVLTERLDQDTPAWNPSYDGTVKISSIQTYEKDWWHRFNSSMPNDHHEPDFDGYSTKYGYFETRAKLSDAGGGGHQALWLVGTEDTSSASANSEIDFIETFFSKPDTWRIAAYGWGDPDFLGSWEGYEDPVPSGKPTQEFHVYGMEWTPTQLNFYYDNQLYKTINDAPDMPMGMILGIYTDAGSGQHNDVWPKTWSVDYLRVWKKNGGYPDSGYQRLKNRQTSQYMHIENKTGKVEYGTLQPTAWSSQWAKETTSGGYTRYRNRWTGEYLQASPADGYVHHGAATADATTADWTEETTEGYRRFRNRATGGYAHTEDLTGYVQQGNVPAGYWTSQWSPEPAQ; encoded by the coding sequence TTGAGACACCGCCGTCTCCGCATCCCCCTCATCGGCGCACTGACCGCCGCGCTCGGAGCGCTGGGTGCGCTCGCCGGTGCACCGGCCGCCACCGCCGCCGACTTCCCGCCCAACCCGACGGCCAAGTCCGGCTATTCGCTGGACTTCCAGGAGGAGTTCAACGGCACCTCACTGGACTCCGGTAAGTGGCTGCCGTACTACCTCCCCCACTGGGCCGCCGAACGCGAGAACGCCAAGGCCCGCTACACGGTCGCGAACGGCGTACTCACCGAGCGTCTGGACCAGGACACCCCTGCCTGGAACCCGAGTTACGACGGCACGGTGAAGATCTCCAGCATCCAGACGTACGAGAAGGACTGGTGGCACCGGTTCAACTCCTCCATGCCGAACGACCATCACGAACCCGACTTCGACGGATACTCGACCAAGTACGGCTACTTCGAGACCCGCGCCAAGCTCTCCGACGCGGGCGGCGGCGGCCACCAGGCACTGTGGCTGGTGGGCACGGAGGACACCAGCAGCGCCTCGGCCAACTCCGAGATCGACTTCATCGAGACGTTCTTCAGCAAGCCGGACACCTGGCGGATCGCCGCGTACGGCTGGGGCGACCCGGACTTCCTCGGCAGCTGGGAGGGGTACGAGGACCCGGTACCGAGCGGGAAGCCCACTCAGGAGTTCCACGTCTACGGCATGGAGTGGACGCCCACCCAGCTGAACTTCTACTACGACAACCAGCTCTACAAGACCATCAACGACGCGCCGGACATGCCGATGGGCATGATCCTCGGTATCTACACGGATGCCGGTTCGGGGCAGCACAACGACGTCTGGCCGAAGACATGGTCGGTGGACTATCTCCGGGTCTGGAAGAAGAACGGCGGCTACCCCGACAGCGGGTACCAGCGGCTGAAGAACCGGCAGACGTCCCAGTACATGCACATCGAGAACAAGACCGGCAAGGTCGAGTACGGCACTTTGCAGCCCACCGCGTGGAGTTCGCAGTGGGCCAAGGAGACCACCTCCGGCGGCTACACCCGCTACCGCAACCGCTGGACCGGCGAGTACCTCCAGGCGTCGCCCGCCGACGGGTACGTCCACCACGGGGCGGCGACGGCGGACGCGACCACGGCCGACTGGACGGAGGAGACCACCGAGGGCTATCGCCGCTTCAGGAACCGGGCGACCGGCGGCTACGCACACACGGAGGATCTGACGGGGTACGTACAGCAGGGCAACGTGCCGGCCGGCTACTGGACGAGCCAGTGGTCGCCGGAGCCGGCGCAGTGA
- a CDS encoding PLD nuclease N-terminal domain-containing protein, whose translation MFRALIYLLPLALTIYAFIDCLNTPEDEAKHLPKIAWVFIILLFWIVGPIVWLAAGKMREVPAGGRTPSEWHRNHRSQWVAPDDNPEFLNALKEENKKDESLLKDWEADLRRREEELKRRESGESSSPSSD comes from the coding sequence ATGTTCCGGGCCCTGATCTATCTCCTGCCTCTGGCGCTGACGATCTACGCGTTCATCGACTGCCTGAACACCCCCGAGGACGAGGCCAAGCACCTGCCGAAGATCGCCTGGGTCTTCATCATCCTGCTGTTCTGGATCGTCGGCCCGATCGTCTGGCTGGCCGCGGGCAAGATGCGCGAGGTGCCCGCCGGGGGCCGTACGCCCTCCGAATGGCACCGCAATCACCGCTCGCAGTGGGTGGCGCCGGACGACAATCCGGAGTTCCTGAACGCGCTGAAGGAAGAGAACAAGAAGGACGAGTCGCTCCTCAAGGACTGGGAGGCGGATCTGCGCCGCCGCGAGGAGGAACTCAAGCGCCGCGAGAGCGGGGAGAGCTCAAGCCCCTCCAGCGATTGA